The DNA region GGCGAGGCCGGAGGCGGCGGCGATGCACAGGAGCATCGCGAGGATGCGGGTGCCGGCGAGGCGGCGGGCGTTGCGGATGGCGACGTAAGCCATCCAGAGCAGGAAGGTGGGGACGAGCCAGGCGCTGATGCCGATGACGTGAAAGGCCCACCAGGAAAACTCGGCTCCGAAACGGCCGACGAGGTTTTTATCGGTCGGGTGAGTGGTGGACTGGACGCTTTGGAGCGGGGAGAAGTCGATGAACGCGACGCTGAGTAAGAGCCCGAAGAGCAGGCACAGGCTGAAGACAGCCCAGTGCGGCTGGTAGCGCGGCGCTTGGAAGGACGGGACGTTGTTAGAGTTTGAACTCGCAGACTTGGCCATGTGGTTTGTGAAGCGTCCGGCTTGACCTGAGGATTCCCGTTTCGCACCGGAGTCCGGTCAAATTTAATCATCCCAAAGTACGCTTTAACAAAAAACTAGCCAACGTCATGCAACAATTCCTGCGCTTCAAATCACTCTATCAAGACCGCGTCTGGGGCGGGCGTGTTTTGGAAACGAAACTGGGGCGCGCGCTGCCTGCTGGGAGGCCGATCGGGGAGAGTTGGGAGATCGTGGACCGGGCGGAAGCGCAGTCGGTAATCAACGGCGGGGCGTTCGACGGGCTGACGATCCGGGCGGCCATTGAGAAGGATGGCGCGGCCATCATGGGGCCGAGGTGGGATGTGGCGCGGGCGTTTCCTATTTTGGTGAAGTGGCTGGATTGCCGGGAGCGGTTGAGTTTGCAGGTGCATCCGCCGGCGGCGGTCGCGCCGGAGCTGAAGGGGGAGCCGAAGACGGAGAATTGGTACATCGCGGACTGCGCGCCGGATTCGAGTTTGATCGTGGGGCTGAAGCGCGGGGTGACGCGGGAGCAGTTTGAGCGGGCGATCCATGACAACACGCTGGAGAGCTGTGTGCATCGTTTCCCGGTGAAGGCGGGAGACTCGATCCTCGTTCACAGCGGGCAGATCCACGCGATCGACGCGGGGAATTTGATTCTGGAGATCCAGCAGAACTCCGACACGACGTACCGCGTGTACGATTGGGGACGGCTGGGGCTGGACGGGAAACCGCGGCAGATGCACGTCAACGAATCATTAAAATCCATCCGTTGGGACGACTTCGAGCCGTCGCCGGTGCGCGGGGAAAACAAGGCGGCGGTGATCGCGGATGCGCGCGAATTCCGCATCCGGCGGGTGCCGCTGGCGGCGGGGGAAACGCTGCGGGTTTCCGCAGGAGAACAGGCGCGGATTTTGAGCATGGTTTCAGGTCGTGTGCGCGGTGTCTCGGATGGCGTGGAGATTGTGCGCGGGGAGAACGTGGTGCTGCCGTTTGCGGGGGCTTTTGCATTCGAGGCGCAAGAAGCTGCGTTATTGCTCATCACGGAAAACTTCAGTTGATCGGAGACGCATGAAAACCCGCCCCCGTTTCGCCCGGTCACGCCAAGGCGGAGCCCTGTTGAAGCTCGTGGTCTTCCTGATCATTTTCGTGGCGATCGTGGTGTCGGCGTGGATTTTTTTCCTGCCGCCGATCCTGACGAGCACGTTGGAAAAGCGGACGGGTTTCACGGTGAAGGTGAAGTCGCTGGCGATAGATCCTTTCCGCAACCGCGTGGAATTTTCGGGGCTGGTTATCAGTAATCCGTCATCGTTTGCACGGCCGGAGTTCGTGGAGGTGCGCTCGTTCCGGGCGCGGGCGCAGCTCGATACGTTTTTCACGGATCGTCTGGTGATCGATGACGGGGAGATCGACGTGGCGAACGTCGCGCTCATCCGCAATAGCGAGGGGACGATCAATGCGGCTTTGTTTAGCGAGCGGTTGCTCAATGCGCGTAAGCCGAAAGGGAAACCGAAGCCGGCTGAAGATCCCAAGACTGCGGGCAAGCCGGGGCAGCCGAAGCCGGCCGCGCCGGCTGATCCTTCCGTGCGGCCGGAGCTTCCGGAGAAGACCTTTCTCATCAAGCGCCTGGTGGTGCGTTTCGAGAAAATGATCGTGGAGGATTACACGGGGACGAAGCCCGTCGCGCGCGAGTACACGCTGAATTTTGCCCACACGTACGAGAACGTCATCAATACCGAGCAATTCGTGATCGGGCCGTTCATGAAGGGGTTCACGGCGGTGGGATCGGCGATCACCGGACTGATTCCGGGAGATATGTCGCAAACGCTGGGCGAGGCGACGCGTTCGGGTAAGGAGCTCTTTAAGGAAGCGACGAAAAAAACGGGCGATCCGTTCCGCGCCTTCATGCAGACGCTTGAAGAAACGAACAAGCCGTAGTTAGATCCGCGGCTTCATATGACCGCATCGGATAAAGCTGAACCACAGAACGAGACTCAACCCACGCCCGCAGACGCTGCGGCCGTTGAAAAAGAAGCCCGCGAGGCTGGGGTAACAGACGCTGGCGTGAAGGCCGGTCCCAGCACTGAAGAGCTTGTTGCTCAGGCGAA from Nibricoccus aquaticus includes:
- a CDS encoding type I phosphomannose isomerase catalytic subunit; its protein translation is MQQFLRFKSLYQDRVWGGRVLETKLGRALPAGRPIGESWEIVDRAEAQSVINGGAFDGLTIRAAIEKDGAAIMGPRWDVARAFPILVKWLDCRERLSLQVHPPAAVAPELKGEPKTENWYIADCAPDSSLIVGLKRGVTREQFERAIHDNTLESCVHRFPVKAGDSILVHSGQIHAIDAGNLILEIQQNSDTTYRVYDWGRLGLDGKPRQMHVNESLKSIRWDDFEPSPVRGENKAAVIADAREFRIRRVPLAAGETLRVSAGEQARILSMVSGRVRGVSDGVEIVRGENVVLPFAGAFAFEAQEAALLLITENFS